In the genome of Triticum urartu cultivar G1812 chromosome 5, Tu2.1, whole genome shotgun sequence, one region contains:
- the LOC125507430 gene encoding proteasome subunit beta type-2-B-like, with protein MDSVFGMVGGGFAVVAAGTSAAGRSVVFINPDNDRVTSLGSKLLLGVSGVPGDCLRLRDEVRASASKIHSAAAAADVAREAVIGCAQSANAVIAGYDKVEGPTMYAVGGTAPPERVEQYRAAGCGAGLCTTVMENHYRPGMTVKEAVALVDRCIKEVRRVGLASFVIMVVDKDGAREYARRILRPKAVIEIKSSQGTPIVNSNN; from the exons ATGGACAGCGTGTTCGGCATGGTGGGCGGCGGCTTCGCGGTGGTGGCCGCCGGCACCTCCGCCGCGGGAAGAAGCGTCGTGTTCATCAACCCCGACAACGACAGGGTCACGAGCCTCGGCTCCAAACTGCTTCTCGGCGTGTCCGGCGTCCCCGGAGACTG CCTGCGGTTAAGGGATGAGGTGAGGGCCAGCGCGAGCAAGATCCACAGCGCCGCCGCGGCTGCTGACGTCGCCCGGGAGGCGGTGATCGGCTGCGCTCAGTCCGCGAACGCGGTGATCGCCGGCTACGACAAGGTCGAGGGCCCGACGATGTACGCCGTTGGCGGCACTGCGCCGCCGGAGCGGGTGGAGCAGTACCGCGCCGCTGGGTGCGGGGCGGGCCTCTGCACGACGGTGATGGAGAACCACTACCGCCCCGGCATGACGGTGAAGGAGGCGGTGGCGCTCGTCGACAGGTGCATCAAGGAGGTCCGGCGGGTCGGGCTGGCTAGCTTCGTGATCATGGTCGTGGACAAGGATGGGGCCAGGGAGTACGCCAGGCGTATACTAAGGCCGAAGGCGGTGATAGAAATAAAATCCAGTCAGGGAACGCCTATTGTAAACTCGAATAATTAA